One Paraburkholderia phytofirmans OLGA172 genomic window carries:
- the urtB gene encoding urea ABC transporter permease subunit UrtB yields MAFSFLNVARRSARRTIVSGALALLASTPLAAFALSPADVAPLAGDDFDAKSAAIDKLIANHDKESLAVLKALSEDSALATDSGAVLLQDGDTARDAVSGKTVAAGDAQPVTLNNLLRSKVTGALSGLQLDSPDAATRDAAITALLQNPDPSIKPLVDAARAKETDPALKKRLDTLWAMTALHDADPAKRLEAVQLVAARHDLDMNELLRPLVAKKPDGTFSEVDDRVRAAAQSGIDELDSIQRRSQIAGTLFAGLSLGSVLLLAALGLAITYGLIGVINMAHGEFLMIGAYATYVVQNLFQRFAPGVFDWYPLLAVPASFAAAGLVGIVLERLVLKHLYGRPLETLLTTFGVSLILIQATRMLFGAQNVQVINPAWMSGGVTVLPNLILPYNRLAILAFSLIVVGIAWAVLTKTRLGLFVRAVTQNRRMAACVGVKTARVDSYAFAFGAGIAGLGGCALSQIGNVGPDLGQSYIIDSFMAVVLGGVGQLAGTVIGGFGLGLVSKAIEPFWGAVLAKIAVLVLIVLFIQKRPQGMFALKGRSAEA; encoded by the coding sequence ATGGCGTTTTCATTTCTGAATGTCGCACGACGCAGCGCACGACGCACCATCGTCAGCGGGGCGCTTGCGCTCCTCGCCAGCACGCCGCTTGCCGCTTTCGCGCTGAGCCCGGCCGATGTCGCGCCACTCGCCGGTGACGACTTCGATGCGAAATCCGCGGCAATCGACAAACTGATAGCCAACCACGACAAAGAATCGCTCGCTGTACTCAAAGCCCTCTCCGAGGACAGCGCGCTCGCCACCGATTCCGGTGCCGTGCTGTTGCAAGACGGTGACACGGCACGCGATGCCGTCTCCGGCAAAACGGTCGCCGCGGGCGACGCGCAACCGGTCACCCTGAACAACCTGCTGCGCTCGAAAGTGACGGGCGCGCTCTCGGGTCTGCAACTCGATTCGCCCGACGCCGCCACGCGCGACGCCGCCATCACCGCGCTGCTGCAAAACCCCGATCCGTCGATCAAACCGCTCGTCGATGCGGCGCGCGCGAAGGAAACCGACCCGGCGCTGAAGAAGCGCCTCGACACGCTGTGGGCGATGACCGCGTTACACGACGCCGACCCGGCCAAGCGTCTCGAAGCCGTGCAACTAGTCGCCGCGCGGCACGACCTCGACATGAACGAACTGCTGCGCCCACTCGTCGCGAAGAAGCCGGACGGCACCTTCAGCGAAGTAGACGATCGCGTGCGCGCCGCCGCGCAAAGCGGCATCGACGAACTAGATTCGATCCAGCGCCGCAGCCAGATCGCCGGCACGCTGTTCGCGGGCTTGTCGCTGGGCAGCGTGCTGCTGCTCGCTGCATTGGGCCTCGCGATCACGTATGGGCTGATCGGCGTCATCAACATGGCGCACGGCGAGTTCCTGATGATCGGCGCGTACGCCACCTACGTCGTGCAGAACCTGTTTCAGCGCTTTGCGCCCGGCGTGTTCGACTGGTATCCGCTGCTTGCCGTGCCGGCGTCATTCGCCGCAGCCGGACTGGTCGGCATCGTGCTCGAACGGCTGGTGTTGAAGCATTTGTACGGCCGTCCGCTCGAAACCCTGCTGACCACCTTTGGCGTCAGCCTGATCCTGATTCAGGCGACACGCATGCTGTTCGGCGCCCAGAACGTCCAGGTGATCAACCCTGCGTGGATGAGCGGCGGTGTAACCGTGCTGCCGAATCTGATCCTGCCGTACAACCGGCTGGCGATCCTGGCGTTTTCGCTGATCGTCGTTGGGATTGCGTGGGCTGTACTGACTAAAACCCGTCTGGGTCTGTTCGTGCGCGCCGTCACGCAAAACCGGCGGATGGCAGCCTGCGTCGGCGTGAAGACCGCGCGCGTCGATTCGTATGCGTTCGCGTTCGGCGCTGGCATTGCCGGCCTGGGAGGCTGCGCGCTGTCGCAGATCGGCAATGTAGGCCCGGACCTCGGCCAAAGCTACATCATCGATTCGTTCATGGCCGTGGTGCTCGGCGGCGTCGGCCAACTCGCCGGCACGGTGATCGGCGGCTTCGGCCTCGGACTGGTCAGCAAGGCGATCGAGCCGTTCTGGGGCGCAGTGCTCGCCAAGATCGCGGTGCTCGTGCTGATCGTGCTGTTCATCCAGAAGCGTCCGCAGGGCATGTTCGCCCTCAAGGGCCGTAGCGCGGAGGCATGA